A window of the Citrus sinensis cultivar Valencia sweet orange chromosome 9, DVS_A1.0, whole genome shotgun sequence genome harbors these coding sequences:
- the LOC102615488 gene encoding 110 kDa U5 small nuclear ribonucleoprotein component CLO isoform X1 yields MDDSLYDEFGNYIGPEIESDRESEADDDEDEDLPDKADEDGHASDREVAATASNGWITASNDVDMDNQIVLAEDKKYYPTAEEVYGEDVETLVMDEDEQPLEQPIIKPVKNIKFEVGVKDSSTYVSTQFLVGLMSNPTLVRNVALVGHLHHGKTVFMDMLIEQTHHMSTFDPNSEKHTRYTDTRIDEQERRISIKAVPMSLVLEDSNSKSYLCNIMDSPGHVNFSDEMTAALRLADGAVLIVDAAEGVMVNTERAIRHAIQERLPIVVVVNKVDRLITELKLPPKDAYHKLRHTIEVINNHISAASTTAGNVQVIDPAAGNVCFASASAGWSFTLHSFAKLYVKLHGVPFDAEKFASRLWGDMYFHPDTRVFKKKPPASGGERSFVQFVLEPLYKIYSQVIGEHKKSVEATLAELGVTLSNATYRLNVRPLLRLACSSVFGSASGFTDMLVKFIPSAKDAAARKVDHIYTGPKNSTIYKAMVDCDLSGPLMVNVTKLYPKSDCSVFDAFGRVYSGIIQTGQSVRVLGEGYSPEDEEDMTVKEVTKLWIYQARDRIPISSAPPGSWVLIEGVDASIMKSATLCNLEYDEDVYIFRPLQFNTLPVVKTATEPLNPSELPKMVEGLRKISKSYPLAITKVEESGEHTILGTGELYLDSIMKDLRELYSEVEVKVADPVVSFCETVVESSSMKCFAETPNKKNKITMIAEPLERGLAEDIENGVVSIDWSRKTLGDFFKTKYDWDLLAARSIWAFGPDKQGPNILLDDTLPTEVDKSLLNAVKDSIVQGFQWGAREGPLCDEPIRNVKFKIVDARIAPEPLHRGSGQIIPTARRVAYSAFLMATPRLMEPVYYVEIQTPIDCVSAIYTVLSRRRGHVTADVPQPGTPAYIVKAFLPVIESFGFETDLRYHTQGQAFSLSVFDHWAIVPGDPLDKSIVLRPLEPAPIQHLAREFMVKTRRRKGMSEDVSINKFFDEAMVVELAQQAADLHQQMI; encoded by the exons atggatGACAGTTTGTATGACGAGTTTGGGAACTATATTGGTCCTGAAATTGAGTCGGATCGAGAGAGTGAGGCAGACGATGATGAGGATGAAGACCTTCCAGACAAGGCAGACGAAGACGGGCATGCCTCTGATCGTGAGGTTGCAGCTACTGCTTCCAATGGGTGGATTACTGCTTCTAATGATGTTGATATGGATAACCAGATTGTCCTTGCTGAGGATAAGAAGTATTATCCGACTGCAGAAGAGGTTTATGGTGAGGATGTGGAGACTTTGGTTATGGACGAGGACGAACAACCTCTTGAGCAACCTATAATTAAACCTGTTAAGAATATCAAGTTTGAGGTTGGGGTCAAAGATTCTTCCACCTACGTGTCGACCCAGTTTCTTGTTGGTCTCATGTCAAACCCTACTTTGGTGCGGAATGTTGCTCTTGTGGGGCACTTGCATCATGGGAAGACTGTTTTCATGGATATGTTGATTGAGCAGACACACCATATGTCTACTTTTGATCCTAATAGTGAGAAGCACACGAGGTACACGGATACAAGGATTGATGAACAAGAGAGAAGGATATCGATCAAGGCTGTTCCCATGTCTCTTGTTCTGGAAGACAGCAACTCAAAATCTTACCTGTGTAACATCATGGACTCTCCCGGTCACGTTAATTTCTCTGATGAAATGACTGCTGCTCTCAGGCTTGCTGATGGTGCCGTTTTGATTGTTGATGCTGCTGAAGGAGTGATG GTGAATACAGAGAGGGCTATACGTCATGCTATCCAGGAGCGCCTACCTATTGTAGTTGTAGTTAATAAG GTTGACAGGCTAATAACAGAACTTAAACTCCCGCCCAAAGATGCTTACCACAAACTGAGGCATACAATTGAAGTAATCAATAACCACATTTCTGCTGCTTCTACCACGGCTGGAAATGTTCAAGTTATAGATCCAGCTGCTGGGAATGTTTGTTTTGCTAGTGCCAGTGCGGGATGGTCATTCACATTACATTCATTTGCGAAGTTATATGTCAAACTCCATGGGGTCCCATTTGACGCTGAGAAGTTTGCTTCTCGTCTTTGGGGAGACATGTATTTTCATCCTGATACCAGGGTATTCAAGAAGAAACCCCCTGCTAGTGGAGGGGAAAGATCATTTGTCCAATTTGTGCTTGAACCCCTCTACAAAATATATAGCCAAGTGATTGGAGAACACAAGAAGAGTGTGGAGGCAACACTTGCTGAACTTGGTGTCACTCTTAGCAATGCGACTTACAGATTGAATGTCAGGCCTCTGCTAAGGCTGGCCTGTAGCTCAGTTTTTGGTTCAGCCTCAGGCTTTACTGATATGCTGGTTAAGTTTATTCCTTCTGCCAAGGATGCTGCAGCTAGAAAAGTAGATCATATATACACAGGACCTAAGAACTCTACGATTTACAAGGCGATGGTAGATTGTGATCTTTCTGGCCCCCTTATGGTCAATGTGACCAAGCTGTATCCCAAGTCTGATTGCAGTGTCTTTGATGCTTTTGGTAGAGTTTATAGTGGTATTATTCAGACAGGACAGAGTGTACGTGTATTGGGAGAAGGCTATTCCCCAGAGGATGAGGAAGACATGACTGTTAAAGAAGTAACAAAATTATGGATTTATCAAGCTCGAGATAGGATACCCATAAGCAGTGCTCCTCCTGGTTCTTGGGTTCTTATTGAAGGTGTGGATGCATCAATTATGAAATCCGCTACTCTCTGTAACCTAGAGTATGATGAAGATGTTTACATCTTCCGGCCTCTTCAATTCAATACCCTTCCAGTGGTGAAAACAGCTACTGAGCCTCTAAACCCCAGTGAGTTGCCTAAAATGGTGGAGGGTCTTAGGAAAATTAGCAAAAGCTATCCTCTAGCCATCACTAAAGTTGAGGAGTCTGGAGAGCATACTATATTGGGTACTGGAGAGTTGTATTTGGATTCAATTATGAAAGATCTGAGAGAGCTCTATTCTGAAGTTGAAGTCAAG GTGGCAGATCCTGTTGTCTCATTCTGTGAAACAGTGGTGGAGTCTTCATCGATGAAGTGTTTTGCTGAAACTcccaacaagaaaaataaaataaccatG ATTGCAGAACCATTGGAGAGAGGACTTGCCGAGGATATTGAGAACGGCGTTGTAAGTATTGATTGGAGTCGGAAGACACTTGGTGAtttctttaaaacaaaatatgactGGGATTTACTTGCAGCACGATCTATATGGGCATTTGGACCTGATAAGCAG GGacctaatattttattagatgACACACTCCCAACGGAAGTTGACAAGAGCTTGCTGAATGCTGTTAAGGATTCCATTGTTCAAGg ATTTCAGTGGGGTGCTCGAGAAGGACCCCTCTGTGATGAACCTATCAGAAATGTCAAGTTTAAAATAGTCGATGCAAGGATTGCACCTGAACCGCTGCATCGAGGATCTGGTCAGATCATTCCCACAGCTCGACGTGTGGCTTATTCAGCTTTTCTTATGGCTACCCCTCGGCTTATGGAACCGGTGTATTATGTTGAG ATACAAACTCCAATTGATTGTGTCTCTGCAATCTACACGGTGTTATCTAGAAGGCGTGGACATGTTACTGCCGATGTTCCTCAACCAGGAACTCCAGCTTATATTGTTAAG GCATTTCTACCAGTGATTGAGAGTTTTGGTTTTGAGACGGACTTGAGGTACCATACTCAAGGGCAAGCATTTTCCCTTTCAGTCTTTGATCATTGGGCTATAGTTCCTGGAGATCCCCTTGACAAGAGCATAGTTCTGCGGCCGCTTGAACCTGCACCAATCCAGCACCTTGCTCGTGAATTTATGGTCAAGACAAGGCGTAGAAAG GGTATGAGTGAAGATGTGAGCATCAACAAGTTCTTTGATGAGGCCATGGTGGTGGAACTTGCTCAGCAGGCAGCTGATCTTCATCAGCAGATGATTTGA
- the LOC102616671 gene encoding uncharacterized protein LOC102616671: MVYTYTPTYYTSLHDSITSLCKTILPFSLKKKRLAAAEHRLAKLQSDNLKWQQDSFHQILNLMGLHKEGILDEPQLSAFRSNLLDTLIASPAEHEQPVILRDKLVFLQELLYAKCISEDEYHSSKRPLLQRLAVQGAEIEARDVIVAIPEDTKENAEEEWSVIDLKDEKLQVNNNKENVHSRNKLKNNKSAMKQIKEAASVFSFASSHKKHREEKSIFTIDQSQFSVCNTNDIMCSRENPFWNSHLKENESETRSILMQESLTNEASVKGSGGVGKAKRKPFRTLFHSEGHHGGENGPDLEEKGSKSAKKQWGFEGFKKWKRNDSEDETAPLPINERSDSEVYSGSCNLVSSPVGEGPNTREIKKKLHSNGSPSDFFIDKVLGDNIKKELSRIQSELCTTNPNLKFSNDQIEAISTTLPVDKADLEKFFPKSWADRYGDVVLDVVKKEFKDHVGDMESMRNAAREKKHSNSMRWTTFDDDDDENGHPNLFARKDRSFPLKQQKFSGHEDCTSGSSKNVGNNPLFNDYNGENGNNLKPAAAYLEHQNPFWSPTGSPLPK, translated from the exons ATGGTGTATACATACACACCCACATACTATACTTCGCTTCATGATTCAATCACCTCTCTTTGCAAGACTATTCTTCCAttttcattaaagaaaaagcgGTTGGCGGCGGCAGAGCACAGGCTGGCCAAGTTACAGTCTGATAATCTCAAGTGGCAGCAGGATTCATTCCACCAAATCTTGAACTTGATGGGTCTGCACAAAGAAGGGATTCTAGATGAACCTCAGCTTTCTGCTTTTAGATCCAATTTGCTCGACACCCTCATTGCTTCTCCGGCTGAACATGAGCAGCCAGTTATATTGAGAGATAAATTGGTGTTCTTGCAg GAGCTGCTTTATGCAAAATGCATATCAGAAGATGAGTACCATTCATCAAAGAGGCCATTGTTGCAGCGATTGGCTGTTCAAGGAGCCGAGATTGAGGCTAGGGATGTGATTGTGGCGATTCCGGAAGATACCAAAGAGAATGCAGAAGAAGAATGGTCGGTCATTGACTTGAAGGATGAGAAATTGCAGGTTAACAACAACAAAGAGAACGTTCATTCAAGGAACAAGTTAAAGAACAACAAGTCTGCAATGAAGCAAATTAAAGAAGCAGCTTCAGTTTTTAGCTTTGCTTCATCTCACAAGAAACACAGAGAAGAGAAGAGCATTTTTACTATTGATCAATCACAATTCTCCGTTTGTAATACGAATGATATCATGTGTTCCAGGGAAAACCCTTTTTGGAACAGTCATTTGAAGGAAAATGAAAGTGAGACAAGATCAATTCTCATGCAAGAAAGCTTAACAAATGAAGCCTCCGTCAAGGGAAGTGGTGGTGTTGGTAAAGCTAAGAGAAAACCATTTAGGACTTTATTCCATAGCGAGGGACATCATGGTGGTGAAAATGGTCCAGATTTGGAAGAGAAAGGATCGAAATCAGCAAAGAAGCAATGGGGTTTTGAGGGTTTTAAGAAATGGAAGAGAAATGATTCCGAGGATGAGACTGCTCCTCTACCTATCAATGAAAGGTCAGATAGTGAAGTTTATTCGGGATCATGCAATCTTGTTTCAAGCCCTGTTGGAGAGGGACCAAATACTAGAGAGATCAAGAAGAAGTTGCATTCAAATGGCTCTCCGTCAGATTTTTTCATTGACAAG GTTTTAGGAGACAACATAAAGAAGGAGTTGTCGCGAATTCAGTCAGAACTCTGTACTACAAACCCCAATCTGAAATTTTC GAATGATCAAATCGAAGCAATTTCCACCACGCTTCCTGTAGATAAGGCTGACCTGGAAAAGTTTTTCCCAAA GTCATGGGCTGATCGTTATGGAGATGTTGTGTTGGATGTGGTGAAAAAAGAGTTCAAGGATCACGTAGGAGACATGGAGAGTATGCGAAATGCAGCGAGGGAGAAGAAGCACAGCAACTCAATGCGATGGACAACTTTTGATGACGACGATGATGAAAATGGTCACCCAAATCTCTTTGCTCGTAAGGATCGTTCATTTCCACTcaagcaacaaaaattttctgGGCATGAAGATTGTACTAGTGGTAGCTCTAAGAACGTTGGAAATAATCCCCTCTTCAATGATTACAACGGAGAAAATGGAAACAACCTGAAACCTGCAGCCGCCTATCTCGAACATCAGAATCCATTCTGGAGCCCGACTGGCTCTCCTTTGCCGAAATAG
- the LOC102615488 gene encoding 110 kDa U5 small nuclear ribonucleoprotein component CLO isoform X2, with protein MDDSLYDEFGNYIGPEIESDRESEADDDEDEDLPDKADEDGHASDREVAATASNGWITASNDVDMDNQIVLAEDKKYYPTAEEVYGEDVETLVMDEDEQPLEQPIIKPVKNIKFEVGVKDSSTYVSTQFLVGLMSNPTLVRNVALVGHLHHGKTVFMDMLIEQTHHMSTFDPNSEKHTRYTDTRIDEQERRISIKAVPMSLVLEDSNSKSYLCNIMDSPGHVNFSDEMTAALRLADGAVLIVDAAEGVMVNTERAIRHAIQERLPIVVVVNKVDRLITELKLPPKDAYHKLRHTIEVINNHISAASTTAGNVQVIDPAAGNVCFASASAGWSFTLHSFAKLYVKLHGVPFDAEKFASRLWGDMYFHPDTRVFKKKPPASGGERSFVQFVLEPLYKIYSQVIGEHKKSVEATLAELGVTLSNATYRLNVRPLLRLACSSVFGSASGFTDMLVKFIPSAKDAAARKVDHIYTGPKNSTIYKAMVDCDLSGPLMVNVTKLYPKSDCSVFDAFGRVYSGIIQTGQSVRVLGEGYSPEDEEDMTVKEVTKLWIYQARDRIPISSAPPGSWVLIEGVDASIMKSATLCNLEYDEDVYIFRPLQFNTLPVVKTATEPLNPSELPKMVEGLRKISKSYPLAITKVEESGEHTILGTGELYLDSIMKDLRELYSEVEVKVADPVVSFCETVVESSSMKCFAETPNKKNKITMIAEPLERGLAEDIENGVVSIDWSRKTLGDFFKTKYDWDLLAARSIWAFGPDKQGPNILLDDTLPTEVDKSLLNAVKDSIVQGFQWGAREGPLCDEPIRNVKFKIVDARIAPEPLHRGSGQIIPTARRVAYSAFLMATPRLMEPVYYVEIQTPIDCVSAIYTVLSRRRGHVTADVPQPGTPAYIVKAFLPVIESFGFETDLRYHTQGQAFSLSVFDHWAIVPGDPLDKSIVLRPLEPAPIQHLAREFMVKTRRRKHMNFRKS; from the exons atggatGACAGTTTGTATGACGAGTTTGGGAACTATATTGGTCCTGAAATTGAGTCGGATCGAGAGAGTGAGGCAGACGATGATGAGGATGAAGACCTTCCAGACAAGGCAGACGAAGACGGGCATGCCTCTGATCGTGAGGTTGCAGCTACTGCTTCCAATGGGTGGATTACTGCTTCTAATGATGTTGATATGGATAACCAGATTGTCCTTGCTGAGGATAAGAAGTATTATCCGACTGCAGAAGAGGTTTATGGTGAGGATGTGGAGACTTTGGTTATGGACGAGGACGAACAACCTCTTGAGCAACCTATAATTAAACCTGTTAAGAATATCAAGTTTGAGGTTGGGGTCAAAGATTCTTCCACCTACGTGTCGACCCAGTTTCTTGTTGGTCTCATGTCAAACCCTACTTTGGTGCGGAATGTTGCTCTTGTGGGGCACTTGCATCATGGGAAGACTGTTTTCATGGATATGTTGATTGAGCAGACACACCATATGTCTACTTTTGATCCTAATAGTGAGAAGCACACGAGGTACACGGATACAAGGATTGATGAACAAGAGAGAAGGATATCGATCAAGGCTGTTCCCATGTCTCTTGTTCTGGAAGACAGCAACTCAAAATCTTACCTGTGTAACATCATGGACTCTCCCGGTCACGTTAATTTCTCTGATGAAATGACTGCTGCTCTCAGGCTTGCTGATGGTGCCGTTTTGATTGTTGATGCTGCTGAAGGAGTGATG GTGAATACAGAGAGGGCTATACGTCATGCTATCCAGGAGCGCCTACCTATTGTAGTTGTAGTTAATAAG GTTGACAGGCTAATAACAGAACTTAAACTCCCGCCCAAAGATGCTTACCACAAACTGAGGCATACAATTGAAGTAATCAATAACCACATTTCTGCTGCTTCTACCACGGCTGGAAATGTTCAAGTTATAGATCCAGCTGCTGGGAATGTTTGTTTTGCTAGTGCCAGTGCGGGATGGTCATTCACATTACATTCATTTGCGAAGTTATATGTCAAACTCCATGGGGTCCCATTTGACGCTGAGAAGTTTGCTTCTCGTCTTTGGGGAGACATGTATTTTCATCCTGATACCAGGGTATTCAAGAAGAAACCCCCTGCTAGTGGAGGGGAAAGATCATTTGTCCAATTTGTGCTTGAACCCCTCTACAAAATATATAGCCAAGTGATTGGAGAACACAAGAAGAGTGTGGAGGCAACACTTGCTGAACTTGGTGTCACTCTTAGCAATGCGACTTACAGATTGAATGTCAGGCCTCTGCTAAGGCTGGCCTGTAGCTCAGTTTTTGGTTCAGCCTCAGGCTTTACTGATATGCTGGTTAAGTTTATTCCTTCTGCCAAGGATGCTGCAGCTAGAAAAGTAGATCATATATACACAGGACCTAAGAACTCTACGATTTACAAGGCGATGGTAGATTGTGATCTTTCTGGCCCCCTTATGGTCAATGTGACCAAGCTGTATCCCAAGTCTGATTGCAGTGTCTTTGATGCTTTTGGTAGAGTTTATAGTGGTATTATTCAGACAGGACAGAGTGTACGTGTATTGGGAGAAGGCTATTCCCCAGAGGATGAGGAAGACATGACTGTTAAAGAAGTAACAAAATTATGGATTTATCAAGCTCGAGATAGGATACCCATAAGCAGTGCTCCTCCTGGTTCTTGGGTTCTTATTGAAGGTGTGGATGCATCAATTATGAAATCCGCTACTCTCTGTAACCTAGAGTATGATGAAGATGTTTACATCTTCCGGCCTCTTCAATTCAATACCCTTCCAGTGGTGAAAACAGCTACTGAGCCTCTAAACCCCAGTGAGTTGCCTAAAATGGTGGAGGGTCTTAGGAAAATTAGCAAAAGCTATCCTCTAGCCATCACTAAAGTTGAGGAGTCTGGAGAGCATACTATATTGGGTACTGGAGAGTTGTATTTGGATTCAATTATGAAAGATCTGAGAGAGCTCTATTCTGAAGTTGAAGTCAAG GTGGCAGATCCTGTTGTCTCATTCTGTGAAACAGTGGTGGAGTCTTCATCGATGAAGTGTTTTGCTGAAACTcccaacaagaaaaataaaataaccatG ATTGCAGAACCATTGGAGAGAGGACTTGCCGAGGATATTGAGAACGGCGTTGTAAGTATTGATTGGAGTCGGAAGACACTTGGTGAtttctttaaaacaaaatatgactGGGATTTACTTGCAGCACGATCTATATGGGCATTTGGACCTGATAAGCAG GGacctaatattttattagatgACACACTCCCAACGGAAGTTGACAAGAGCTTGCTGAATGCTGTTAAGGATTCCATTGTTCAAGg ATTTCAGTGGGGTGCTCGAGAAGGACCCCTCTGTGATGAACCTATCAGAAATGTCAAGTTTAAAATAGTCGATGCAAGGATTGCACCTGAACCGCTGCATCGAGGATCTGGTCAGATCATTCCCACAGCTCGACGTGTGGCTTATTCAGCTTTTCTTATGGCTACCCCTCGGCTTATGGAACCGGTGTATTATGTTGAG ATACAAACTCCAATTGATTGTGTCTCTGCAATCTACACGGTGTTATCTAGAAGGCGTGGACATGTTACTGCCGATGTTCCTCAACCAGGAACTCCAGCTTATATTGTTAAG GCATTTCTACCAGTGATTGAGAGTTTTGGTTTTGAGACGGACTTGAGGTACCATACTCAAGGGCAAGCATTTTCCCTTTCAGTCTTTGATCATTGGGCTATAGTTCCTGGAGATCCCCTTGACAAGAGCATAGTTCTGCGGCCGCTTGAACCTGCACCAATCCAGCACCTTGCTCGTGAATTTATGGTCAAGACAAGGCGTAGAAAG CACatgaattttagaaaatcatAA
- the LOC102616965 gene encoding probable E3 ubiquitin-protein ligase RHY1A, giving the protein MAGMLPGVECARRRRIHQSGGGCSSASDGLAPTWSSMSMSMSRRSSFCLYTSSHESHHTSSISSLRSIINQACEDEQLAGVAREAKERLDERLGTQRKSSDSNSRQNGKESSVLMNINKSTVLHTQVFGSKKSGSKRFSWSKLSWKACEQEECAICLERFKVGDTLVHLPCAHRFHARCLLPWLATNAHNCPCCRMQILDPAASSAD; this is encoded by the exons ATGGCTGGTATGCTACCTGGAGTTGAATgtgcaagaagaagaaggattCATCAAAGTGGAGGAGGGTGCAGCTCAGCCTCAGATGGCTTGGCGCCAACGTGGTCTTCTATGTCTATGTCTATGAGCAGAAGGTCCTCTTTTTGTTTATACACAAGCAGCCACGAGTCTCATCACACTTCTTCTATCTCTTCTCtg AGAAGCATAATCAACCAAGCGTGTGAAGATGAGCAGCTTGCAGGAGTAGCTAGAGAAGCTAAAGAAAGGTTAGATGAGAGACTCGGAACTCAAAGGAAATCCTCAGATAGCAATAGCAG GCAAAATGGCAAAGAGAGCTCAGTATTGATGAATATTAATAAGTCTACGGTGTTACATACACAAGTGTTTGGATCAAAGAAGAGTGGTTCAAAAAGGTTTAGTTGGTCCAAGTTGAGCTGGAAAGCTTGTGAGCAAGAAGAGTGTGCAATTTGCCTCGAGAGATTCAAGGTTGGTGACACCTTGGTGCACTTGCCTTGTGCTCATAGGTTTCATGCAAGGTGCTTGTTGCCATGGCTTGCCACCAATGCTCATAATTGCCCCTGTTGCAGAATGCAAATCCTGGACCCTGCAGCTTCATCAGCAGATTaa
- the LOC102616381 gene encoding uncharacterized protein LOC102616381 yields the protein MGSGSSRLGSGQSRTRVNRRSKLLPSLFCGCSSSRTAAVEMEEYSDKNEVSSSECRHPLINAAQNPPVSSLVSSTGTQFDSVTGASSGSSTAVSDGTYAEDGRRNGGPDNHGKGLADSKELVPPCLVSDDSSPNEYYRDRSGTTASTSFKDQESSESVSVNDSANKNAVNGIENPAEGVSQIGPEPSCSYSQSLEDSASAEVSVETHESEVIPVHNSHSDPVSLASDIPVAFHSLGEESIRGALPGGLGFLLSNRDQDRVDGNVLHVDVVSISSNILSRGNADTDNREARRNSRRMFRDAFSRRSSRRLTDSPTIVFSTDDTGDLGSHDRWLLDFSGDYFDDGVGGDSGYLGRRVHSLNERRRHSRSEIWERLRAGLDENSRRTTFCPSGLHPDGTCSCESFVMSEDSGTRAISRIVMLAEALFEVLDEIHRQPVSLSLSMVSLPAPESVVDSFPIKSHKKGDKAEGGVEPDQCYICLAEYEEGDRIRLLPCHHEYHMSCVDKWLKEIHGVCPLCRRDVRQGATESSNSEIPSV from the exons ATGGGTTCAGGCAGCAGTAGACTCGGGTCGGGTCAAAGTCGTACCCGTGTCAATCGCCGATCGAAACTACTGCCGTCTCTGTTCTGTGGGTGCTCCTCATCTCGAACCGCTGCCGTTGAG aTGGAAGAGTATTCAGATAAAAACGAGGTGAGCTCTTCAGAATGCCGTCATCCTCTCATCAATGCAGCCCAAAACCCCCCAGTATCTTCTTTGGTATCTAGTACAGGAACACAGTTTGATTCTGTAACTGGAGCCTCATCTGGAAGCAGTACTGCAGTTAGTGATGGTACTTATGCTGAAGATGGTAGGAGAAATGGTGGGCCTGATAATCATGGGAAAGGATTGGCTGATAGCAAGGAGTTAGTTCCTCCTTGTCTGGTAAGTGATGATTCTAGTCCCAATGAATATTATAGGGATAGAAGTGGTACTACAGCTAGTACTTCTTTTAAAGACCAAGAATCTTCAGAATCTGTCTCTGTAAATGATTCGGCTAACAAGAATGCAGTCAATGGTATTGAAAATCCAGCGGAAGGTGTATCTCAGATTGGTCCTGAACCAAGCTGTTCGTATTCTCAAAGCCTTGAAGATTCTGCTTCTGCTGAGGTGTCTGTAGAGACTCATGAGAGTGAAGTGATACCTGTGCATAATTCTCATTCTGATCCTGTTTCTCTTGCCTCTGATATACCGGTAGCTTTTCACTCACTCGGAGAGGAATCTATTAGAGGGGCGTTGCCTGGAGGTTTAGGATTTCTCTTGTCTAATAGGGACCAAGACCGAGTTGATGGAAATGTGCTACATGTTGATGTGGTTAGTATCTCCTCCAACATTCTGTCTCGTGGAAATGCTGATACAGATAACCGTGAGGCCAGAAGGAATAGCAGGAGAATGTTTCGGGATGCCTTTTCAAGACGTAGTTCTAGAAGGCTAACTGATTCTCCAACCATTGTTTTCTCCACTGACGATACTGGGGATCTAGGATCCCATGACAGATGGCTCCTTGATTTCAGTGGTGACTACTTCGATGATGGTGTAGGAGGTGATTCAGGTTACTTGGGCAGGAGAGTTCATAGCTTGAATGAGCGAAGAAGGCATTCAAGATCTGAG ATTTGGGAAAGACTTCGAGCTGGCCTTGATGAGAATAGCCGGCGAACTACATTCTGTCCATCTGGACTCCATCCTGATGGTACATGCTCATGTGAGTCATTCGTGATGAGTGAGGATTCTGGTACCCGTGCAATATCACGAATTGTCATGCTTGCTGAAGCTCTGTTTGAG GTCTTGGATGAAATTCATCGCCAGCCTGTGTCACTTTCCTTATCCATGGTCTCACTTCCAGCACCGGAATCAGTTGTTGACTCATTCCCTATCAAGAGTCACAAAAAGGGGGATAAAGCTGAGGGTGGGGTTGAACCTGATCA GTGTTACATCTGCTTGGCCGAGTATGAGGAAGGGGACAGAATACGGCTTCTTCCTTGCCACCATGAGTATCACATGTCTTGTGTTGATAAATGGCTAAAAGAGATTCATGG GGTGTGTCCACTATGTCGGAGAGATGTTCGTCAGGGTGCCACTGAATCATCCAACTCGGAAATTCCATCTGTTTGA